From a single Nicotiana tabacum cultivar K326 chromosome 8, ASM71507v2, whole genome shotgun sequence genomic region:
- the LOC107764673 gene encoding EIN3-binding F-box protein 2-like, whose protein sequence is MPTLVNHSGDDEFYSGGPFCSAEVYCPPRKRVRISSPFVVEDRSKDPSLEILPDECLFEILRRLSGGRERSAAACVSKHWLMLLSSVRNSEICRSKSHNNLSSVEEVKGNSKDTTMISKDEDLEVECDGYLTRCVEGKKATDVRLAAIAVGTSSRGGLGKLSVCGSNAVRGITNVGLSAIAHGCPSLRVLSLWNVPSIGDEGLFAIARECNSLEKLDLSQCPSISNKGLVAIAENCPSLTSLTIESCANIGNEGLQAIGRCCTKLQSLTIKDCPLVGDQGVASLLSSGATMLTKVKLHGLNITDFSLAVIGHYGKMIANLNLSSLRNVSQKGFWVMGNAQGLQSLVSLTITLCRGATDVGLEAVGKGCPNLKHMCIRKCCFISDGGLVAFAKAAGSLESVHLEECNRITQTGILNAVSNCRKLKSLSLVKCMGIKDLALQTSLLSPCESLRSLSIRSCPGFGSTSLAMVGKLCPKLHQLDLSGLCGITDAGLLPLLESCEAGLVKVNLSDCLNLTDRVVLSLARLHGETLELLNLDGCRKVTDASLVAIADNCPLLNDLDVSTCAITDSGVAALSCGVQANLQVLSLSGCSMVSNKSVPSLKKLGENLLGLNLQHCSVSCSAVELLVEDLWRCDILS, encoded by the exons ATGCCTACTCTTGTTAATCACAGTG GTGATGATGAGTTCTATTCTGGTGGACCATTTTGTTCTGCTGAAGTTTACTGCCCTCCTAGGAAGAGGGTGCGCATTAGTAGCCCGTTTGTTGTTGAAGACCGGTCAAAGGATCCATCTCTTGAAATTCTTCCTGATGAATGCCTATTCGAGATCCTTAGAAGATTGTCTGGTGGCCGTGAAAGGAGTGCAGCGGCTTGTGTTTCTAAGCATTGGCTTATGTTGTTGAGTAGCGTGCGGAACTCCGAAATTTGCAGGAGCAAGAGCCATAACAATCTGTCAAGTGTAGAGGAAGTAAAGGGGAATTCAAAAGATACAACAATGATCTCTAAAGATGAAGATCTTGAAGTAGAATGTGATGGATACCTTACTAGGTGTGTGGAAGGGAAGAAAGCTACTGATGTTAGACTTGCTGCGATTGCAGTTGGAACTTCTAGCCGTGGGGGGCTAGGAAAGCTTTCTGTCTGTGGGAGTAACGCTGTTCGTGGTATTACTAATGTTGGTCTATCTGCAATTGCACATGGTTGCCCTTCTCTTAGGGTCCTATCGTTGTGGAATGTTCCTTCTATTGGAGATGAAGGTCTCTTTGCGATTGCAAGGGAATGCAATTCATTAGAAAAGTTGGATCTAAGCCAATGCCCTTCAATTTCCAACAAGGGACTTGTTGCAATAGCAGAGAATTGCCCGAGCTTGACTTCTTTGACAATTGAATCTTGTGCGAATATCGGAAATGAGGGATTACAAGCTATTGGAAGATGTTGCACCAAATTACAGTCTCTTACCATTAAGGACTGCCCTCTTGTTGGGGATCAGGGAGTCGCTAGTCTTCTGTCATCGGGTGCTACAATGTTGACAAAAGTGAAACTACATGGTCTAAACATCACGGATTTCTCGCTTGCTGTTATTGGTCACTATGGCAAGATGATTGCCAATCTTAATCTTAGTTCACTCCGAAATGTGAGTCAGAAGGGATTTTGGGTCATGGGTAATGCTCAGGGTCTCCAGTCTCTGGTTTCTTTGACGATCACCTTATGCAGGGGAGCCACAGATGTTGGTCTTGAAGCTGTGGGAAAGGGATGCCCGAATCTGAAACATATGTGCATTCGCAAGTGTTGCTTTATTTCTGACGGTGGACTGGTTGCTTTCGCCAAAGCTGCTGGATCTCTTGAGAGTGTACACTTGGAGGAGTGCAACAGGATTACCCAAACGGGTATCCTTAATGCGGTTTCCAACTGCAGGAAATTAAAGTCTCTTTCCCTAGTGAAGTGCATGGGAATCAAGGATCTAGCTCTACAAACTTCCTTGTTGTCTCCATGTGAATCTCTTCGGTCCTTGTCTATCCGAAGCTGTCCAGGATTCGGGAGTACTAGCTTAGCTATGGTCGGTAAGCTCTGCCCCAAGCTGCATCAATTAGATCTCAGTGGGCTTTGTGGAATAACGGATGCTGGTCTTCTCCCGCTGTTGGAGAGCTGTGAAGCAGGACTTGTTAAAGTGAATCTTAGCGACTGCCTGAACTTGACAGATCGAGTGGTTCTCTCATTGGCTAGGCTACATGGTGAGACCCTGGAATTGCTGAATCTTGATGGATGCAGGAAGGTTACCGATGCAAGTTTGGTGGCAATTGCGGATAATTGCCCATTACTTAATGATCTTGATGTTTCTACGTGTGCAATAACTGATTCTGGTGTTGCTGCTTTATCCTGTGGAGTGCAAGCTAATTTGCAGGTCCTTTCCTTATCAGGTTGCTCGATGGTATCAAACAAGAGCGTTCCTTCTCTTAAAAAGTTGGGGGAGAATCTACTTGGTTTGAATCTCCAACATTGCTCCGTTAGTTGCAGCGCAGTTGAGCTTCTTGTGGAGGATTTGTGGAGATGTGATATTCTCTCCTAA